One window of the Colletotrichum destructivum chromosome 6, complete sequence genome contains the following:
- a CDS encoding Putative beta-lactamase/transpeptidase, with protein sequence MGSFEEHIDTAVGNRDIPGVMLFAEDTSGNFKYSHIVGDDLKRQKPLAADDILTLASVTKLFTTIAALQLVEKGVLSLDKDVSRHVPALAKLPVLKGFTEAGTPIESPRKKPITLRHLLTHSAGNSYDFLSDATRKWQAFHGIKPTRGSTVEERFGHPLNYEPGEDWAYSSSSDWAGKLIEAVTGKSLERYMREHIWNPVGAASFTFDVEAVKPGLWGMTTRDKDTGKIVPYRGRDLNQGVTDCLGGQGSYGSAPDVMRVLHSLLVDDGKLLSPGTTAEMFRPQLSLESKRSLLKAMEEPEWAVGHFPVTREYDWGLGGLLVDGHGHPNRQNGTLMWSGASNVFWWIDRQSGLCGLFATQMLPAAEEGVRPHIKAFEDEMYARFKATRPRAAL encoded by the exons ATGGGGTCGTTCGAAGAACACATTGACACTGCTGTGGGCAACCGTGACATCCCAGGCGTCATGCTCTTCGCCGAGGACACGTCTG GCAATTTCAAATATTCACAcattgtcggcgacgacttGAAACGCCAAAAGCCACTGGCCGCGGACGACATACTCACCCTCGCCTCCGTCACGAAGCTTTTCACAaccatcgccgcccttcAACTCGTTGAGAAGGGCGTCCTCTCCCTCGACAAAGATGTCTCAAGGCACGTCCCGGCACTGGCGAAGTTACCCGTCTTAAAGGGCTTCACCGAGGCCGGCACGCCCATCGAGTCGCCACGCAAGAAGCCAATCACCCTGCGCCACCTTCTCACCCACAGCGCCGGGAACAGCTATGACTTCCTGAGCGACGCGACGAGGAAATGGCAGGCGTTCCACGGCATCAAGCCGACCCGCGGGTCCACCGTCGAGGAGCGCTTCGGACACCCCCTGAACTACGAGCCCGGGGAAGACTGGGCCTACAGCTCCAGCTCGGACTGGGCCGGTAAActcatcgaggccgtcaccgGGAAGTCTCTGGAGCGGTACATGCGCGAGCACATCTGGAACCCTGTCGGCGCTGCCAGCTTCACGTTCGACGTGGAGGCCGTGAAGCCCGGGTTGTGGGGGATGACCACCCGCGACAAGGACACGGGCAAGATCGTTCCCTACCGCGGCAGAGACCTGAACCAGGGAGTCACGGACTGCCTGGGCGGGCAGGGGTCGTACGGTTCTGCGCCAGACGTCATGCGCGTGCTGCATTCCCTCCTGGTCGATGACGGGAAGCTGCTGAGCCCAGGCACGACGGCGGAAATGTTCCGGCCCCAGCTCTCTCTGGAGTCCAAGAGGAGTTTGTTGAAGGCCATGGAGGAGCCTGAGTGGGCCGTAGGGCATTTCCCAGTCACTCGCGAGTATGACTGGGGGCTCGGGGGTCTGCTCGTTGACGGGCATGGCCACCCGAACCGGCAAAACGGGACGTTGATGTGGAGTGGCGCGTCGAATGTTTTCTGG TGGATCGACAGGCAGTCTGGGCTGTGCGGCTTGTTCGCAACACAGATGTTACCGGCGGCAGAGGAGGGAGTACGACCACATATTAAGGCATTCGAGGACGAGATGTATGCGAGATTCAAGGCTACTAGACCTCGTGCTGCACTCTAA
- a CDS encoding Putative peptidase M35, deuterolysin, metallopeptidase, catalytic domain superfamily: protein MKFLAGLSCFAALASAVVVDLSKRDSPLDVKIEAVGNSGVKASITNTGASDLKVLKAGSILDKLAVEKAEVFAGAEQIAFDGVRLRLATSGIAEDAFEIIPAGKTVEVEWDVAEVHDLSAGGKFDVAAKGSFSFADADSTDIAGTASFSSNVLSVDVDGAAAAKVRRDFHENVKRTVVQSDCTGTQRTATTTALSNCRALAAAASSAAVSGPAAKMTEYFKSSTTATRNTVAAVFARVASECGSTTSGVSRQYCTDIYPACSSGVIAYTLPSQSYMVNCPYFFNNMVALSSTCHAQDRATTALHEVTHLTQIKGTTDQSSCYGYSCVRSLTAAQNLNHADTYSLFANAIYVGC from the exons ATGAagttcctcgccggcctttCCTGCTTCGCCGCTCTCGCGAGCGCCGTTGTTGTCGATCTCAGCAAGCGCGACAGCCCCCTCGATGTCAagatcgaggccgtcggcaacTCTGGTGTCAAGGCCAGCATCACTAACACGGGTGCCTCGGACCTCAAGGTCCTGAAGGCCGGTTccatcctcgacaagctcgccgtcgagaaggccgaggtcTTTGCCGGAG CCGAGCAGATCGCCTTTGACGGTGTCCGCCTCCGTCTCGCCACCTcgggcatcgccgaggacgctTTTGAGATCATCCCCGCCGGCAAgaccgtcgaggtcgagtgGGACGTGGCCGAGGTCCACGACCTgagcgccggcggcaagtTCGACGTCGCGGCCAAGGGatccttctccttcgccgacgccgacagcaccgacatcgccggcaccgccagcTTCAGCTCCAACGTCCTcagcgtcgacgtcgacggcgccgccgccgccaaggtccGCCGCGACTTCCACGAGAACGTCAAGCGCACCGTCGTCCAGAGCGACTGCACCGGCACCCAGcgcaccgccaccaccaccgccctGTCCAACtgccgcgccctcgccgccgccgcctcctccgccgccgtctccggcCCGGCCGCCAAGATGACCGAGTACTTCAAgtcctccaccaccgccacccgcaacaccgtcgccgccgtcttcgcccgTGTCGCCAGCGAGTGTGGCAGCACCACCTCGGGCGTCTCCCGCCAGTACTGCACCGACATCTACCCCGCCTGCTCCTCCGGTGTCATCGCCTACACCCTCCCCAGCCAGAGCTACATGGTCAACTGCCCTTACTTCTTCAACAACATGGTCGCCCTCTCCAGCACCTGCCACGCCCAGGACAGGGCCACGACCGCGCTT CACGAGGTCACCCACCTCACTCAGATCAAGGGAACCACCGACCAGAGCTCTTGCTACGGCTACAGCTGTGTTCGAAGCCTGACTGCGGCTCAGAACCTGAACCACGCCGACACGTACT CTCTTTTCGCCAACG CCATCTACGTTGGCTGCTAA
- a CDS encoding Putative zn(2)Cys(6) fungal-type DNA-binding domain-containing protein — MGDGSYSRDTQGEHQASTSTSGRHDSRVLPLLPRHGFTRAANQVAQLAPRGGPSSAGSLAARRKRASKPKVRSGCLTCKIRRVKCDERKPTCARCEKADVECDGYIKEAVDPKRTAEQEHLILAAQKASSRHLLPRPDGAASRGGPAPAPAALLSSNPPFIRVDQSDVPYYDLFRYQLIKDLGGSCQADFWSRIVLNESTRDPCIRESILAIGAISQTIFFDAESSKRFGGLPPSALRPWGTPRSYSTGFLNRHHKAALLHHVKAVSIYRQRIQGSSADTSPRSIIIMTLLLIAFEFIQGNMKNVDSLMGTGMRLLENKITLMHGLQPGDELVDGGAGYLSSPRLRSGAPDDEMEDIEHLLPCLCLMAGFTHFFNSHRNSVLLMNSSPKLQLPRPGVTVITKLQALWGQFFTRAVVHVMRTVHDQLNYNPMDLAKAAQEQEKFVEYIGMWNGVLEAYLGDPALDADARRTLDSIQIHRLLIHIVISCSLDRSEMSYDAFEDEFRELLDRVVRYLRDPGPIPKVSFTFSEGLTSPLAMIIAKCRNHELRMRGIHVLNNLSWRESAWDGQALVVGKSGVVLLEERGMDASGFIPAEARWIWMSGKWDIEKRELVATYFRLTPNEDGTPFTAQLVLDMDNLVYSCDMIGCLGRHNPFEDYEV; from the coding sequence ATGGGCGACGGGTCGTATTCTCGAGACACACAAGGCGAGCACCAAGCATCGACCAGCACCTCGGGAAGACACGACAGCCGCGTGCTGCCTCTGCTTCCACGCCACGGCTTTACGCGTGCTGCCAATCAGGTGGCCCAGCTCGCACCGAGAGGAGGCCCAAGCAGCGCCGGTTCTCTTGCTGCCAGGAGGAAACGGGCCAGCAAGCCAAAAGTCCGATCCGGGTGCCTGACATGCAAGATCCGGCGGGTCAAGTGCGACGAGCGCAAACCCACGTGTGCCCGCTGCGAGAAGGCGGACGTCGAGTGCGACGGGTACATAAAGGAGGCCGTCGATCCCAAGAGGACCGCCGAGCAGGAACACCTCATTCTGGCCGCGCAAAAGGCCAGCAGTCGGCATCTGCTCCCGCGGCCGGACGGGGCGGCATCCCGCGGcgggccggctccggcgccggcggctctACTCTCGAGTAACCCTCCCTTCATACGGGTCGACCAGAGCGACGTCCCGTACTACGACCTCTTTCGATACCAGCTGATCAAAGATCTCGGCGGTTCATGCCAGGCCGACTTCTGGTCGCGCATCGTCCTCAACGAGAGCACGCGAGACCCGTGTATCCGAGAGTCGATCTTGGCCATCGGGGCCATCTCCCAAACCATCTTCTTCGATGCCGAGTCGAGCAAACGGTTCGGTGGCCTTCCCCCCTCGGCACTCCGTCCCTGGGGGACGCCAAGGTCGTACTCGACCGGCTTCCTCAACCGACACCACAAGGCGGCCCTGCTGCACCACGTCAAAGCCGTCTCTATCTACAGACAGCGTATCCAAGGCTCATCCGCCGAcacctcgccgaggtccatcatcatcatgacgCTGTTGCTTATCGCGTTCGAATTCATCCAGGGCAACATGAAGAACGTCGACTCGTTGATGGGCACGGGCATGCGTCTCCTCGAAAACAAGATCACGTTGATGCACGGTCTGCAGCCCGGGGACgaactcgtcgacggcggggcCGGGTACCTATCGTCGCCCAGGCTACGAAGCGGcgcccccgacgacgagatggaggacaTCGAGCACCTGCTGCCGTGTCTGTGTCTCATGGCCGGCTTCACCCACTTCTTCAACTCGCACCGCAACAGCGTGCTCCTGATGAACAGCAGCCCGAAGCTGCAGCTCCCGCGGCCGGGCGTCACCGTCATCACGAAGCTGCAGGCGCTCTGGGGCCAGTTCTTCACGCGCGCCGTCGTGCACGTCATGCGGACGGTGCACGACCAGCTCAACTACAACCCGATGGACctggcgaaggcggcgcaggagcaggagaagtTCGTCGAGTACATTGGCATGTGGAACGGCGTGCTGGAGGCGTACCTGGGCGACCCGgcgctcgacgccgacgccagaCGGACGCTCGACAGCATCCAGATCCACCGGCTGCTGATCCACATCGTCATCAGCTGCAGCCTCGACCGCAGCGAGATGTCGTACGACGCGTTCGAGGACGAGTTCCGGGAGCTGCTGGACCGCGTCGTGCGCTACCTGCGGGACCCGGGCCCGATCCCCAAGGTGTCCTTCACCTTCTCCGAGGGCCTGACGTCGCCGCTGGCCATGATCATCGCCAAGTGCCGGAACCACGAGCTGAGGATGCGCGGGATCCACGTGCTGAACAACCTGTCGTGGAGGGAGAGCGCCTGGGACGGGCAGGCGCTGGTGGTGGGCAAGTCGGGCGTCGTACTGCTCGAGGAGAGGGGCATGGACGCCAGCGGCTTCatcccggccgaggcgcggtGGATCTGGATGTCGGGCAAGTGGGACATTGAGAAGCGGGAGCTCGTCGCGACGTACTTCCGGCTGACGCCCAACGAGGACGGCACGCCTTTCACGGCGCAGCTCGTGCTCGACATGGACAACTTGGTGTACAGTTGTGACATGATTGGGTGTCTGGGGCGTCACAACCCGTTTGAGGATTATGAGGTCTGA
- a CDS encoding Putative PA domain, peptidase M28, PA domain superfamily, with the protein MKFSKSAAALLSLAASGAAATNTTCRPKIDSEKLQADLTTDNLMANLEALNKIAFANGGNRAFGLPGYAASVDYVWDRVSKIPATKAWKQDFPATFGQVTSIDFKVEDESVYVFGLTYSPSTSEEGITAEIVLGPDGAAGCDAANYAGLDVKDKIVLVQRFRCPTGGTLAGRVRPAAAAGAAAVIVYHDITTNATAGSLSAPDPNGFVPAGFINLVDGLKIKERLDAGETVQGHFQQTQIVEERITQNVFVETEEGDPHNVIMLGAHLDSVQAGPGINDDGSGTSLLLELFLASTKYRTKNKVRFAWWGAEENGLLGSRYYCSNLPASDVDDLLVYLNFDMVAKGYIGVADTDGSTHGSAGPAGSDVVEHIYEDYFKSQGIEVTPAVVTNGSDYASFWQILNKPFGFLHTGTGVAQDPCYHQACDTIDNPDPTTITINAKAAAHILTVLSLNGTALIPKTSVNATMLSHLQSRSLGLDIIQIEELEALGERHLGCGHDI; encoded by the exons ATGAAGTTCTCCAAGTCCGCCGCGGCTTTGCTGTCGCTGGCCGCctctggcgccgccgccacgaacACGACATGCAGGCCCAAGATCGATTCCGAGAAGCTCCAAGCTGACCTCACAACCGACAA CCTAATGGCcaacctcgaggccctcaaCAAGATCGCCTTCGCCAACGGTGGCAACAGAGCTTTCGGCCTGCCCGGTTACGCGGCGTCGGTCGACTACGTCTGGGACCGTGTCTCCAAGATCCCGGCCACCAAGGCGTGGAAGCAAGACTTCCCCGCCACCTTCGGCCAGGTCACCTCGATCGACTTCAAGGTAGAGGACGAGTCCGTCTACGTCTTCGGCCTGACCTACTCCCCCTCCACCAGCGAGGAGGGCATCACGGCCGAGATCGTCCTCGGCCCCGACGGGGCCGCCGGCTGCGACGCCGCCAATTATGCAGGCCTCgacgtcaaggacaagatcgTGCTCGTCCAGCGCTTCCGGTGCCCGACGGGAGGCACCCTCGCCGGCAGGGtccggcccgccgccgccgccggtgccgccgccgtcatcgttTACCACGACATCACGACGAACGCTACGGCCGGCTCGCTCAGCGCGCCTGACCCCAACGGCTTCGTCCCTGCCGGCTTCATCAACCTTGTCGACGGCTTAAAGATCAAGGAGCGCCTCGATGCGGGCGAGACCGTCCAGGGCCACTTCCAGCAGACGCAGATCGTCGAGGAACGCATCACGCAGAACGTCTTtgtcgagaccgaggaggGCGATCCCCACAACGTCATCATG CTCGGAGCCCACTTGGACAGCGTGCAAGCCGGACCTGgcatcaacgacgacg GATCCGGTACCAGcctgcttctcgagctcttcctcgcctcgACAAAGTACCGCACCAAGAACAAGGTCCGCTTCGCCTGGTGGGGTGCCGAGGAGAACGGCCTGCTGGGCTCCAGATACTACTGTTCGAACCTGCCGGCgtccgacgtcgacgacctgctcGTCTATCTCAACTTCGACATGGTGGCCAAGGGCTACATCGGAGTCGCCGACACGGACGGGAGCACACACGGCAGCGCCGGGCCCGCGGGGTctgacgtcgtcgagcacaTCTACGAAGACTACTTCAAGAGTCAGGGCATCGAGGTCACCCCGGCTGTCGTCACCAACGGCAGCGACTACGCTTCCTTCTGGCAGATCCTCAACAAGCCTTTCGGGTTCTTGCACACCGGCACCGGGGTTGCCCAGGACCCGTGCTACCACCAGGCTTGCGACACCATCGACAACCCCGaccccaccaccatcaccatcaacgcGAAG GCGGCTGCTCACATCCTGACTGTCTTGTCGTTGAACGGAACGGCGCTAATCCCCAAGACATCCGTCAACGCCACCATGCTGAGTCACCTGCAGTCGAGAAGCCTTGGGCTGGACATTATCCAGAttgaggagctcgaggctcTTGGCGAGAGGCATCTGGGATGCGGCCACGATATCTAG